The DNA segment CGCGGTTTGAAAACCTCCGAGGAGACTTACCAGAAAGCCCGGCAATTCGCGGATCTGCTCGGGAAAACGCCGGTTCAGGTCTATGAATATCCCGGCTATGTTACCACCCGGATCATCCTTCCCCTCATCAATGAGGCTCTTCATGTCCTGATGGAAGGTGTTTCCACGGCCGAAGATATCGATACCGCTATGAAACTTGGGTTCGGTTTTAATGTCGGCCCGCTGGCGCTGGCCGACATGATGGGACTCGATGTCCTGATGTACCAGATGGAGAATCTGCTGAGTGAACTATCCGAACATAAATACAACCCCTGCCCGCTTCTGCGCAAACTGGTGCGGGCCGGTTATTATGGTGTCAAGTCCGGACAGGGGGTTTTCAGATATGACAGCGAGGGCAACCGAATCAAGGGTGAAACGCCATTCGTGGCCAAAAACAGGATAAGTTGATATGAATATTCTTGTAATAAACTGCGGCTCTTCCTCGGTCAAATACCAGTTTTATGATATGAATAAAAAAACGGTCTTGGCCAAAGGCCTAGTGGCCCGGATCGGTATGTCGGGCGCCGTCCTGACTCATAAGCCCTACGATCGCGATGAAGTCAAAATTACGGGTGAAATACTTGACCATATTATCGCCATTCAATATGTCATCAACACTCTCATGTCCGAAGAATATGGCGTCATTAAAGATAAATCCGAAATCCACGCCGTCGGCCACCGGGTCGTCCATGGCGGCGAAAAATTCACAAAATCGGTCCTGATCGATGATGAAGTTATGCAGCAGATTCGCGACCTGATCGATCTCGCCCCCCTGCACAATCCCCATAACCTGAATGGCATCAAGGCCTGCATGGCTAATCTGCCGGGAATTCCACAGGTCGGAGTTTTCGATACCGCTTTCCATCACAACATGCCGCCCAAAGCCTTTATCTACGGTCTGCCCTATGTCATGTACAAAAAATACTGTATCCGCCGCTATGGTTTTCATGGGCCGTCTCACTATTATGTTTCGGAACGGGCTTCCGAGTTTCTCGGTCGACCCTATAATCAGCTTAAAATAATTACCGCCCATCTCGGCAACGGTGCCTCGATCACTGCTGTCGATCGCGGTGTATCGGTTGATACCTCAATGGGTTTCACTCCGCTCGAGGGACTTCTGATGGGTACCCGGT comes from the Candidatus Zixiibacteriota bacterium genome and includes:
- a CDS encoding acetate kinase, translating into MNILVINCGSSSVKYQFYDMNKKTVLAKGLVARIGMSGAVLTHKPYDRDEVKITGEILDHIIAIQYVINTLMSEEYGVIKDKSEIHAVGHRVVHGGEKFTKSVLIDDEVMQQIRDLIDLAPLHNPHNLNGIKACMANLPGIPQVGVFDTAFHHNMPPKAFIYGLPYVMYKKYCIRRYGFHGPSHYYVSERASEFLGRPYNQLKIITAHLGNGASITAVDRGVSVDTSMGFTPLEGLLMGTRCGDLDPSVILHIMGREELTLHEANTLLNKHSGLAGISGVSSDMRELEKAYLEGHENARLAIDIFCYRLKKYIGAYMVAMGGMDILVFTGGIGENSTMVRDLTCAGMEFMGLKFDRDKNKTVRGVEADLSRPDSKIRVMVIPTNEELVIARDTERIVMEMKQN